Within the Miscanthus floridulus cultivar M001 chromosome 2, ASM1932011v1, whole genome shotgun sequence genome, the region gatggcttggagcagcgaggatcgttgagtggagagtggtgattgtctccggctctgatcgtggtgattgtgaggggttcttgacctttccccgacggagagccaaaaggtactctagtggattgctcgtggcttgtgttatcctcatcttgtgttggttgtgcggcaccctattgagggtttggcgtgtgatgcccattagcgcgtgaacctccaagtaagtgaatcgccacaacgaggagtagcttgccgaaaagtaagtgaacctcggtaaaaatcattgtgttcatcatttgattctgaggtgattggtcttcattattattcatctttgtgattgattggttccttcatctacacggcggtataatcttcttgatcactctctttatattaccgcaaactagttgtcaagctctttagtgtagctagttgtgagagcttgcttgcttggttggtgtggctctttagttagtctttgagagcacactaacatatggtagtgtcatagctattctGTGAATAGattctatctaaactagaattatggtaggtggcttgcattttgagtaggctaacgcaacacttgcttcgcctcataattgtctaaccattttgttaagtgttattgtagaaatttttattaggctattcacccccctctagccattaggatttTTTAGGTGTTGAACATGTCAGTAATCAGATAGTTCTTCCAAATcctttattctttatttttttcttatgCCTGATTTTGTTGCAGTTTGGACTCTTtggtattttttatggacatggTGGGGATGGAGCTGCCAAAGCTGTTAGCAAGTTAGTCATTTGTGCTTCTTTGATGCATGACTATGCATTGCATGGCATCAATTTATCACTTTATCCTAGTATATGGGGATTTTCTTGTATTCATTGACTCCAAATGAACCAgcacatatattttatttttaatattttaATATTTTAATCTCACCATGCAAAACTGATGTTTTCCCTTTCAATTTGTAGGATTCTTCTAGAAAATCTGGGATACATTTTGTCTCATCCTGAAACAAAAGAACGAGTGCAATCATGTTCTGACGCTTCTGATGTTCTTAGATATGCTTTTACTTTGACAGAAGACGCAATCGATCATCAGTATGAGGTTCACCCTTTCTCTAGTTGTCATGTGTCAGATGATATTGTTGAAGTGTTAGTTCAGACTTATCTTCCTATTACCTTAGTGAATTTTATATTTTGTGAAAGGTTTGTttatgtgtttgcaacttgcAAGGCTGTGATATTTAGTATTTTAGAGCTGTCCCTCTCGACTTAATCTACGTTATATATTTCCATGTTTTATATATCAGGCTTATCAAGAAATCTTACTGTTGTAGTGATGTCAACAACTATTTTTCTGTTGGGGTCACAATTCATGACATAGTTTGTCTGATTGCTGATCCCATCTCTTGAGTACACATTATTAAGTTGTTTTGGTCCTAATTGAAATGGTTTCTCTGGTTTCCAACCTTTTTATCGAAATGAATTCATCTTTAGGACACAGATTTCTAGGTAGCTTTGCTCCCAGATTTAAGATCTTGTTATGTAAGCATGTACCCACTATCATATATTGTAAGAATCCTCCCTTGGTCTGAATGCCTACCCAGAAATAGCAATGGTTGTTTGCTTCTGAAAATTTGTAGTCTAATCGGAGTCCTCTTATATGCCTTAGTCATTTGTGTTACTTTGCCGAGTAGTAGTTGCATACTCTTCCCTTGAATTACCTTGATACAAACTGTTAAGGCTTACGGTTTTTATTTGTCCCTTCTCAGGGATGTACAGGCACAGCACTTCTTATTTGGTTTGATCAGAATAAAGATTGTTTTGCCCAGTGTGCTAATCTTGGCGATTCTGCTTGTGTAATGAGGTAAGGGGTTTGCCCAAGCCATGCAGAGATTTTTTATTAAATATAAACAAGCCAGCTGATATGTTAGTTTTTCCTGCTAACATCTTGTATGGTGTTGAGTTGCTAAAAAAAATCCATAAAAAGAAAACATTGTTAGTAACATGTTTCTGAGCCCCATGACAACCAAAACTTTTTCAGTGTCAACGGAAAGACGATTGATATGACTGAAGATCATCGAGTAGCTAGTGCAACTGAAAGAGCTAGGATAGCAAGAACTGGGCAGCCCCTGAAAATTATATACCTCTTCACTGTTTGGTTTTGCAGATATACTTTGATAAAATAGCTGAGCTTACTATGAGCAGATCTGATACATCCCTTTTTAAAGAAGTTTTAGTGAGCTTGGCAAAAGATTCTGGTCTTCATCCTTTGGTTCCTTACTTTTCCTACTTCATTGCTGACGAGGTTTTACAGTAGCTTCTTGCTTTTGGTGTTAATTTTTTGAGATGGCATTAAGGTAAGATACTAATACATACTCCTGTTTTTGTGATCAATAAATCATGTAAGCTATAGGTTTGCTGTACAAGTACATAAACCCTGATAAAATCTTTATACTACTGGACAGCTCGAACTCCTGTCTTTCTTGATGATCGAGCTGAGTCTTGTCTAATACGAGAAGCTCCAGTTCTGCCCGTCTATGCTAGCAGATGCTGCCATCTACACAGCTCAATGCACCAATGTTTGCTTGGTCTTTTTGTGATATAGATATAtgttttgttgtcataatatGAGTCTGTTTTTTATTATTATGATTCTTGTACCGTAGAAGATGTTTAGAAACTTTTGGCTAAACAATCTTGTTTGGGCCACAATATTACAGTTAAGTTTGCCAGGATACTTGATCATATATTTTACTCGTCACAGGATGATTTGGGGAGCACGTGTTGGTAATTTAAAATTTTTTGGTGAAAAATAcactataggggcggttggtactgtagccgcccctaccaatcgatttgtaggggcgcagccgtccctacaaatcgatttgtaggggcggtctgggaaccgcccttataaatatatgatttgtagagatggttgggtaggggcggctgaccaaaccgcccctacaaatgctcttcaaccgcccctaaaaacccTTTTTGACGTAGTGATACTTATATGTGACTCGGATCAATTTTGAACTCTTTGTAAGATTATAAAAACTCCGTCAGGTTTCATTGGCTCTCTAGTTTGCTTCTATTTTTGGGTTCTCACTTCTGATATTACTCTTAAAACATTGTATTTCCATTATGCCAGAAATGGAAATGGGGTTTAACCCTCggttaaaaaaaaaactccatcTGATCTTCGTTTTCCAAGCAGCTCATCGTAACAGACTAGAGCGGTAGTAAAAAAAGTAACACTGAGCACATGTCGTTCTTACAAAGCATGGTAAAGAAGACATGCAATGCAAGACTTTGAGCAAGGTAAAACCAAAATTGGTTTAATTGTGATAATCACctatagttggtcaagttttattagcgcTTAATTATTACAAGTGAATTGAAAACTCAAACAACCATTCAATTGAACATATTTAGCTTCAGACATAAAATTCACTGTCGAAAATACTACTCCCTCTACCCCTAATTAAATAGATAATTAACAAGTATAGTTGCACACTATTCGGTGATTGTTCCAATAGCGCATTAATTATAACATTCACTacacttcctccattcatgtgtgggggtacttttgctcattccaacaactgggaaacacctttgtgagtgccaagaagagcaaggtcctagtgaggtgattgagatttgagaatcccaaagagagccctcattagtgagatcaagagtagcaaagtgtgcatccacctttctcattaggcttggtcaagtgagagttcgtgcttgttactcttggtgatcaccatcacctagacggtttggtggtgattgggagcttggtgatcatccggtggagcttgtggatgacccaactcaagttgtgagcggttgtgggtgattcaccgcgacggagtgtcgaagaatcaacccgtagagagcacttgatccttgcacggatccaggaggagctacacccttgcacgggtgctccaacgaggactagtggggagtggcgactctcagatacctcggcaaaacatcgccgcgttcctccttctctctttactttgagcaattcaactcttgtcatttacattcatagaattaccatgctagagtaggattggaatatatgttgctaaacttttgtgcgttagatcaatagaaacactttcttggcacaaggggttaactggactaaccatagggtttaattattgcaaagaaatttagaattagcctaattcaccccccctcttgggcatcttgatcctttcaattggtatcggagcctcgtgctcatgtatttaggcttaaccacctagagaaagatgtctcatggggatagacctcctcctatctttgagggggatgattttccatattggaaaattcgcatggtggcgtacttagaagctctagatgttgaaatacttagagccgcctcacaaggcttcccaaaacctcgggatgctacacacctacaaggcgatgaggtgaattacgagaaatggaatgcaaaggctcaaaacaccatctttagaggcctttgcaaagatgtgtttaaccgagtgaggaaccacaaagacgcccatgcactatggtcggacgtttgtgcgctccatgagggaacaaagagtgagcgtgaggaacgctatcatcttatcatgaaaaagcttaactcttttgagatgcttcctaaagaatgtgctaatgagatgtactcacgtttgaatgttcttgtagagaaagtcaatgggcttggactcactcaaatgcaaccatcctatgttgtaagaaagattttgagtgtcttccccattgacaaatatgggcatattgtgaccgtgcttcatcaaggtgatctttccaccactacaccgacacaaatcttaggaaagatcaatgctcatgagatgtatatgcacatcacaccataagatggctcatcctctaccaagaagaaagacaaggacttagcattcaaagctagccaagagaagggcaaagcaagacttgagtataagagctcaagtgatgatgaagttggtgatgcaagtcttgctctcatggtgagaaaaaccgccaagatgctaaagaagctcaacaagagtggcatcaagttcgatggcaagaagaagaagttcttcactagctctagaaggaagccaatctccgagatggattgctataattgtggagaacttggtcatctagcacaccaatgcaccaagcccaagaaagacaagttcaagaacaagtacaagggcaaaaaagatgactcaagcaatgaagaagaagatgagaagaagaaaaacaatccatacaagaagagagatggcaagaaggacttctacaagaagaagaagagtggaaaggcatatatcattggtgattggctcacggacattgattcatctagtggctcatccgatgatgatagtgacaacgagaaggtggccgccattattattgactcttcatcatcttcaccgccaccaccgccatcattctctacacacctatgccttatggccaagggtgaatgcaaggtatcaaatgataatgatagtagtggtgatgaacatgctagtaatgaagatagcgatagtgatgatgatgaatataaatcaccttcttatgatgatcttgctagattgctaaaacaatacactaagatcattataaagactagaactaagaatgaaaagctagaagctaagaatgattcacttttagcaaaatgtgatatggcagaaaaggctagtattgagcttagagaaacaaatgatgctatatcatccaaactcaaggagctcaaatcttctaagaaagagcttaaagataaacatgataaacttgaggggatgcacaaagagctcatcactagccacaacaagctaaaagaataatacactactcttaaaattaatcatgataatcttgtcattgctcaagaatttctatctaatgagccacatgatgctactaacgatgttgttaagattgatatagctacatcatgtgatgatttgatcattgagagcattgagcaaagttctagtagcaagggcaagcaagtggttgaggccgatgattatgatgagtttgtcaagctcaagaatgacaatgaaaagctcaagaaagatcttgaagaaatcaaaagccacaacactattgtgctagaaactcttaatcatgatggtgatttgatgcttgagaatgagaagctaaaagaagagaacaagaagctcaaggaagagaaaaacatgatgctctcaaggaagagaacaagaagctcaagttggagaaagagcatctcaagattggtttgagcaagttcacaaaaggcaagcatcttcaaagtgagctactaatgaacaccatcataaagatgaatagaagtggcattgggtacttggcaaatcaagagaagaatgcTCAAGCTGAACAACAacacaaatcaaagccgaagccaaagagatgctttgagtgtggacaagaaggtcactttgcccatgagtgccaaactccaccaccacaacccttgcccaagtatgctagaccttttgccttcaatgctcattacatgcttagaaaggattctagtgggaagatgaaagtcatgttcttaggacctcccaataagaataggcctaaaaaaatttgggtagcaaagtcacttgttgagaaggtgaagggccctcaacaagtttgggttcctaaagcttaatctcttgtgtgtaggtgaactacaagaccggtggaagtcattgggttattgatagtggttgcacacaacacatgaccggtgatcctcatatgttcacctcactagatgaagaagtagatggacaagaaagaattacatttggagataattcaaagggcaaggttaaaggattgggcaaagtggcaatatcaaatgaccattctatctcaaatatgctatatgttgcttcattgagcttcaacttgctatacgttggacaattgtgtgatcttggcttccaatgcttgttcaccaagaaggaagttattgtatctaagaaggatgatgatcaagtgatattcaaaggatttagatacaataacctatacttagtggattttatctccgaagatgctaacttgaaaacatgcctattcaccaaacaCAACACTTGGGTggatatggcatagaagacttgctcatgttgggatgagctcactcaagaagctaatgaagaatgatttggtgagagggttgaaggatgtgaagtttgagaaggacaagctttgtagtgcatgtcaagccagcaagcaagttgcaaatactcatccaataaaagctttcatgtcaaccacaagagtgctagaactccttcacatggacttatttggaccaacaacatacaagagtttgggaggaaatctttattatcttatgattgttgatgactattcaagatacacatgggtattcttccttcatgataaatccaaagttgcatcttgcttcaagaagtttgccaagagagcacaaaatgaatttgaagtgaagctcaagaagattagaagtgacaatgggaaagaatttgacaacacaaacatagaagcctattgtgatgaagttgggatcaagcatgaggtctctgcaacatatactcctcaacaaaatggtgtagttgagagaaagaaccggacattgatcactcttgcaagagcaatgctagatgagtacaacacccccaaagctctatgggcggaagctatcaacactgcatgctatgcatccaaccgtctattccttcaaaagttccttggcaagacaccttatgagttgctcaatgggaaaaagccggacgtctccttctttagggtgtttggttgcaaatgctacatctacaagaagcggcaacacctagggaagttttaaagacattgtgatattagttttcttgttggttactcatcaaagtccaaagcatatagagtatttaatcatgccaccggcttggttgaaaaaacatatgttgtggaatttaatgaatctaacggttcccaaggagcacatgagaatcttgatgatgtaggtgatgaaccattgagagaggctatgaagaacattccggttggagacatcaagcctaaagatgatgaagatgatgtacaagtgattgatccaccttcttcatcagtgtgccacaagatggcgataaagatgggagagtagaaaatgaagatactcatgtctcccatgatcaaatggtggtacaagcacaagatgttgaagcTCCACAACCACCTTCTTAAgtagtcaatagaagaaatacacctctactataagattatccacaagatctcatcatagggagtcaatcaaagggtgtaatgactcactcacaaaaacttgcttcatttattgttcatcactcttttgtctcttgctacgagcctactaagatagaagaagctctccAAGATCCGGATTGAATAAATGCCacgcatgaagagttgaacaacttcacccgcaatgaagtttggactcttgaagagtggtcaaaaggtgcaagagtcattggaataaagtgggtgttccataacaagcaagatgataaaggcgttgttgtgaggaacaaggcaagactagttgcaaaggggttctctcaagttgaaggtttggattttagagagacctttgcaccggttgcaagactagaagccattcgtatccttcttgcatatgcatcacatcatgacatgaaactatatcaaatggatgtgaaaagtgcattcttaaatggctttattaatgaactagtctatgttgatcaacctcctgggtttgaagaccctagatatcctaatcatgtttataggttgtccaaggcattatatgggcttaagcaagctccaagagcttggtatgagtgtctttggaacttccttattgagaagggcttcaccattgggaaggtcgacaccacactatttaccaagaagtttgataggcacatcttcatttgtcaagtgtatgttgatgatatcatctttggattatcaaatgaagattcttgcaaagagtttggtgaattgatgtcgaaggagtttgagatgtcaatgattggagagcttacattctttcttggttttcaagtcaagcaaatgagagaagggattttcatctctcaagagaaatatacaaatgatcttctcaagagattcaagatggatgaatgtaagccaatcaagacaccaatgccaactaatggacatctcgacctagatgagggaggtaacacggttgatcaaactctctaccgctctatgattggtagcttgttatatttaaccacatctaggcccgacatcatgtttagtatgtgtatgtgtgctagattttaagctaatcctaaggaaactcatttgattgctattaaaaaaattcttaggtatcttaagcacacaccaagcattggcctttggtatcccaaaggagctatatttgaattagttggctattccgattcggactatgccggttgtaaagttgatagaaaaagcacatacggaagatcacttgtgtcttggtcctccaagaaacaaaatagtgtggctttgtccactgccgaagcagaatacattgccgcaggtgcttgttgtgcacaaattctttacataaaacaaactttgctagactatggtgtagttctagaaaaagtacctcttttgtgtgacaatgaaagtgcggtaaaacttgtaaataatccaattcaacactctcgcaccaagcacatagatatctgccatcactttcttagagatcatgttgcaaagaatgatatttcattagaaggtgtaaggactgaggatcaattggtggatatcttcactaaaccgctagatgaggcgactttttatcgattgcgaaatgagctcaatgttcttgattttagtaacttcactaaaaattgagcttgtgttgtcccttgcattgcattgtaatatacaacatgtttactcttTATGGTGATGCATAtaaggcttgtctaacatggttaagataaccgccgaaaagcgtgtgaagaagcttaaccttagatcaaacttgataagcaactagattcactttcaagtattgcattgcatatgcatgaatgttgctttgtcatttatcttcaattaccctcttattgcctattttcttaaaaagaattatagcctaaggcaaaatattttgaaaatttgagggtttgagagaggtcactcacatcagtcctaattggtgtttatttggatcttattgaagttgggacttgattgggaacaggcagcacgaaggactttgaagatttgctagaaaaagagtgaccagacgctgcaccggactctgatgtcaaGCATCTGGtaagttcataggaggtgaactgctgctgagaaggagtgaccggacgctaaaacagtgttttcctagcgttcggtcagatggcgatccagcgtcctgtcgatcgaagacgatgaaggtagcttgcaccggactctggctgcgtctggtcggGGTTCATCGGACATGTCTAGtcatgattccaggggttttggacctctctggaatcgaccggacgctgggtggcagcgtccggtcagtagaaaacatgcGGGAATCAaactcttttctccgtttccttttctactccATGGGGGCCACTATAAATCGCCACGCGCGTTTAATCTAATctctattctcgccatctctagTGCCGCCATCATCGCCCGAGTCACCGGTGCCCATGCCTCAGCGCCACCACGTCGAACCCTAGtgccgccgccgcgctcctccacgccgcgcccacgccgccgGTGCCCGTGCCCTGCCTACGCCGCCGCCCGTGCAGCTCCAGCGCCACCGCCGCATCACCGCGCCGCTGCGCCTACCCCTGCCCCTGCCTACGCTGTCGCCTGTGCGGCTCCAGCGCCACCACCGCGTCCCTACGCCGCCACGCCTACCCCTGCCTGTGCCGCCGCTCGTGtagctccagcgccgccgccgcatccCTATGCCACCGTGCCTGCCCATGTCTGGCGCCGTTGAGCCTCTACCCTAACGCTCCTAGTGCCCTAGCCACTGCTCACCGCGCCCCTTCACCACAGTGCACCGCCGATCCATGCCACTGCAAACCCTAGCCGACTCGGTGATTTCCTGATCCATTCCTATTCTCGTCGTTTCGTCGGgttgtcaggtagcaagccctcggttctaatttcgcacctaattgcttgctttcttagggtttcgtatctctagatgaataattaaaattatttgtatactctctattctatcatgcagcgagtcggtgccgttgaggtcctatttgtagttgtcaatcaacttggggccaagctcgtgagtacggatcgaggccaagcctcgaaagtgatagttggtagttgattcttgtcagggCAGTTATTCCTTTcagcttcatcagatggctcgtgtcaagaatgtcagaggaggtcccagtgatgaggatccgaggcccccgcctcaccagcctacagatgcaaaaggcaaggcgacaaagaagctagcgatgaggaagcgcaagtaccctgatgcagatacaatGAGAGCAGCCGTAGTTGTAGAGGTCATAGAGTGcgtagagagaggaggagcttgaagtggtgttgtcattgcagatcagctctctccatctacgagggttgcacttgagcaggttgagcgtcgtcatggtggtccagctgggaccctcatggttggaggatggcgtgtggctattgatgagagtcagtcttagggggagcctcagcagcagccatagccagtagagcagacttaggagagagagcaggccgaggagacagagtaggcaccttagccatagcttcgccgctctagtcgtacccgtgctccagtcacaccaaggtcagagacatagcggaggggttcatgtccaccgcctagaccatagggtccgccttcagtgactcacttggatttgagggctgccacagccaagcaggttcaacaactcagatttgtggactttgagcagtggtttccaccgaggcaggatgagcgtgcttcagaaggtttctacacacctctgtaggatgatttttataatgcatatcttaacagtggggcagtattcagatctcagagggtgtgtaacattgagaccattgtagcagtggct harbors:
- the LOC136537178 gene encoding protein phosphatase 2C 70-like, with protein sequence MSFGLFGIFYGHGGDGAAKAVSKILLENLGYILSHPETKERVQSCSDASDVLRYAFTLTEDAIDHQYEGCTGTALLIWFDQNKDCFAQCANLGDSACVMSVNGKTIDMTEDHRVASATERARIARTGQPLKIIYLFTVWFCRYTLIK